The following is a genomic window from Cygnus olor isolate bCygOlo1 chromosome 11, bCygOlo1.pri.v2, whole genome shotgun sequence.
CCTGCTTCGCCTTCTGCTCCCGGGACCGCCGGTCTCCGATCACCGACATGGCCTGGCGGGACGAGCGCGGTCACGGCGGGGCgcggcaccgggaccccccggccgccccggccccccggccccccccccgccgccccccccccggcccccccccgccgccgcccccccccggccgcacCGTCTCGAGGTTGGAGCTCTGGATCTCCTTCTCCTCCGCGTAGTCCGTCACCCTCTCCAGGTCCGCCGCCCCGCTGTCGTGCTTCCGCGGCTTCTCGGCCGCCCTCCCGCCCGCCccgtcgccgccgccgccgccggagcCGTTGGGCTCggtctccagctccagctccacgTCCCCCTCGGCCGCCATCGCGCCGCCCGCACGCCCGCTTCCGGCCACGTGACGGCGGCGGAAGCAGCGAGAGGGCTCCGCCGGGCGGGAGCGGCGCCCCCGGGGCGCGAGAGCGCCCCCAGGCGGCGGGAGGCCGGCGGGCGGTGCCGGGGCGCTGCGCCCGCCCCAGGCCCGGGGGGGCCCGCAGGGGCCGTGCGCTGCTCCCCGCCTCGGTTCCCCCGCCTCAGCCCCCCCTCACCCGCACTTCCCCAGCGCCAGCCGTCGCCACGGCACCGGCAGTGCCACCGTGTCCCCATAGCCCCCCCGAAcacccccccaaaccccccccccccgaacacagccccccaacacccccccaAACACCCCCCCCAAACACAGCCCCCGAACACAGCCCCCGAACACAGCCCCCAAACACCCCCCCCGAACACAGCCCCCAAACACAGCCCCCAAACAccccccccaaacacccccCCCTAACACAGTCCCCGAACACCCCCCCGAACACCCCCCCCGAACACAgccccccaacacccccccaaacaccccccccaaacacccccCCCGAACACAGCCCCCAAACAccccccccaaacacccccCCAAACacagccccccccagcacagcccccccaCAGCCCCGTGCCCGGCCCCTCAGGGCCTCGCCGTGCCCGTGAGAGACCCGcggcgaggggctgcgggggctcaGCCGCTAAtccccccccggcccgctcCCCGGAGCAGATGGCGGGGCGGGACGAGCCGACAATCCCCCTAATCCCgccggggcagcggggctgagccGGGCCATGGCGGGCACGAGGGCGCGCGGCCGCCTCCTGCACTCGCTGCTGGGCCAGGTGGGACCCCGGGGTGAacgggggggccggggcggggggctgcgggtcTCCGCTGACTGCGCTGCCCCCCCAGCTGTGCTGCGGGtgtggctgcagcccctgccgcGGGCTCCGCGTGTCCACGGGCACCCGCGTCCTCTACACCCTCCTGCACGTCCTGGCCTCCACCGTGTGCTGCCTCACGCTGTCCCGCACCGTGGCACAGGCCGTGAGGGAGAAGGTGAACGGTGGAGCTGGGCGACCCCgggcgctgggggggctggggggggccgggggggctgggggggctgggagcagcgggGGTGCTGGCGGTGCCAAGGAGAACGGGGAGCCAGGGGCACTGCAGGTGCAGCCATTGCCCGGAGCGAGGGGGTGCCGGGGACGGCGAGGGCGTTGGGAGTGCTGGGGGCATCAGGGGTCCCACTGTGCTGAGGGTGCGGGGGGTGCCAGGGGTCCCCGCGGTGCGGGCGCACCGCCGGTCCCAGCCCCTCGCCGTGCCCGCAGGTGCCCTTCTCGgccgtgctgtgccagcacctgCCTGGCGGCACAGACTGCGAGCGGCTCGTGGGCTCCTCGGCCGTGTACCGGGTCTGCTTCGGCACCGCCTGCTTCCACCTGCTGCAGGCCGCCCTGCTCCTCAACGTGCGCTCCAGCACAGACTGCCGCGCTCAGCTCCACAACGGGTACAGAccggggaaggggccgggggctgccggggctgctggGCGCCCCCGTCCTGCATCTCGCTGCCCCGCAGGTTCTGGTTCCTgaagctgctggtgctggtggggctcTGTGCCGCCAGCTTCTTCATCCCTGAGGACGGCTTCATTCGAGGTGCGTCCCCCGCCCCGTCCAGGCCAGCCCCTGCCCGTAGCCCCAAGTCCCCCCCGCCTCGTGCCAGCCCCACCACCGccctctccccctgcagcctggcacTACGCGGGCGTCTGCGGGGGCTTTGCCTTCATCCTCATCCAGCTGGTGCTGATCACCGCCTTCGCGCACACCTGGAACAAGAACTGGTGAGTGCCGGCGCGGCCGGCTGGGTGCCCAAGTGCCCCAGGCTCTCACCCCTGTCCCGGCAGGCTGACAGGCGCTGCGCAGGACAAGCGCTGGTacctggccgtgctgctggccACCGCCGCCTTCTACACCCTTGCCTCTGCCGCCTTCTCCTTCCTCTACAAGTACTACACCCACCCGGCTGCCTGCCAGCTCAACAAGGCGCTGCTCACCGTCAACGGCAGCCTCTGCGGCATCGTGTCCTTCATTTCCATCACGCCCTGCGTGCGGCTCAGTGAGTACTGCACAGCGCCACACGGCACGGCGCTGCCTGGCGAGGTGCAGGGCTAGCTGCATCCCAGCACCGGGAGGGCAGCTGCAAGCTCCCAGCTCAGCACaagagcagtgggcacctggggaggccccagctcctgctggcccCATTCTGTGCCTTGGCACGGGGCTCTGGGCGGGAGACCCGCAGGAGGGGACTGCCTGGAGCCCACACGAAGCCTCTGACCCCTCTCCTTGCAGAGCAGCCGCGGTCAGGGCTGCTGCAGTCCTCCATCATCAGCTGCTACGTGATGTACCTTACCTTCTCTGCGCTGTCCAGCCGCCCTCCGGAGAGAGGTGAGTGGTCCCACCTTCTGTGGACAGCCAGCCCTTGGGACACGACCCCCCTCTAACCTCCACCTCCCTGCAGTGCTCTACAAGGGGCAGAACCTCACCGTCTGCTTCCCCGGCACCCGGCAGGATGAGCTGCAGACAGAGGACACAACCGTTGCTGTCCTGGGGGCTGCCATCATGTACACCTGCGTGCTCTTCGCATGGTACGTGTGCCTGTGGCACGGGGTGCAAGGGTACCCGGCATGTCACAGCGCACCCAGAACTGCCCCTTGTTGGGCACAGCCAGCTCAGCACCGTGTGGGgaccctgtccccagcctgtgGCATGGCCGGAGGAGCTGGGTTGTACCCAGAGGCATCTCCCGATGGGCAGGGGCAGCGTAACGTCCCCACGCCGGGCACAGCaagtctgctgctgctgtgtcaaTGCCAGGTGATGGTTCCgtggggtgggctggggctggcgcATTCCCTTGCGTTACGCCCTCTGCCTCTCTCCCGTGCACAGTAATGAAGCTGCCTGTCTTGCCGAGGTCTTTGGGCCCCTCTGGATGGTCAAAGTTTACAGCTTCGAGTTTAAAGTGAGTATGGACGGTGCCCGCCCCCACCTGCGCCCCACATCCTCCTGCCACAGATGCAGCACCCAGCGCCCTCCCGGGCCCCAGTTCCAGCCCCGGGGCAGAGGCAGGTTTGCCCAGCTCAGCTGGGGACTCTCCTGTGCTTACCCAGTCTGcgcctgctccctgcagccggGCAGCTGTGGCACCAGCAGGGCCAGCTCAGTCCAGATGCTGCGGGGCTGCCCAAgtggggcagcagctgtggggctgggctgccccagcagcagcagggaggggtgGCCACAGGTCCCTGCCTTTTCCCCCGCACCATCACCAGCTCGCCTCTCTGGCTCTCTACAGAAACCTTCCTGTTGCTTCTGCTGCCCAGAGAAGATGGAGGAGGAGCTGAGAGGTGAGTGCCAGCAGGTCGGGGAGAGGCTGCAGAAACGCACAAACGTGGGCACCAGCGTCAGACCCCAGGAGTGCTGGCCAGGACAGGGTGCAGGAGCTGTTGTCATCTTGCACTCTCCCAGGTGCAGAGCAGACGTGTGAGCAAGAGGAGCCTGCCAGGGGACAGTGCCTTGTCCAGGATGAGCGAGACCGGGTGGTCTACAGCTACTCAGCCTTCCACTTCGTCTTCTTCCTTGCCTCACTCTACGTCATGATGACCCTCACCAACTGGTTCAGGTAGGGCTCAGGGTGCtggccagcccccccccccttatcCTTGCTCCTTTTCCCTAACTCTGGTTGAACCAccctgcccaggctgcccacCAGCACTGTCAGCAGCCGGCTCTGACCCGCTCACGGTGTGGCCGTAGCCTGGTGCCTGTCACAGGCTGCTCCACGTCAGGCCAGTGTCACCAGTCCGGTCATGTGCTGGGCAAGCGTAGGGCTCTGTGCCTGCAGACCTGCGCTGCTTCGTCCAACAGCCCCTGCCCAATCCCCAGCGGATGCCGGGGTCACCCCTGTTGGTGTCCCTCGGGTGCTGACACCTGCCCTCTCCCACCAGCTATGAGAACGCGGTGCTGGAGACCACCTTCACGCATGGCAGCTGGTCGACGTTCTGGGTGAAGGCGGCTTCATGCTGGGCCTGTGTCCTGCTCtacctgtggctgctgctgagccccctCTGCCTCCACGGCTCCCCCCAGCACCGGCGGAGCAGCCCAGCCTTGCGTGTCCTGCGGCGGCGACGCGCCCCACACCGTATCAGTGTGTCCACGTAGTCCCTGCTGGGACGGACTGCGCCTGGCCCCGTGCACAGGTCATGCCGTGGTCCTGTGCCCGGGCCCCGCCTGACCTCGTGTCCCAGGAAAAGGCAGCATCAGAGCACCGCAGGGGGATCGAGGAGGTGTGCGCTCTGCTACACCAGCTCGCAGGGACGCTGGTCCTGCATTGAGCTGGAGCCGTCGAGGGGCCAGCCTGAGACCACCTGGGTGGCGGGTGCTCAGCCTCAGCCACAGCTGCGGTCCCTCCAGCTagggaggcagctcctgcccgtGCACCCTTCTGGCATCGCTGGCCCCCTGGCCTGGGGCCTGCCAGGAGAGCAGCGCTCTGCGCTGGCCACCTCCACTTCAGCTCGCCTGCCTGGCTGTGTGGTTATTGTAAATAGCTccttgaatacattttttttttttaatgtaaagctCTGAGTTAAGCCTATGCCATCTGCCCCACATGCACACAGCAGCCATGGGTCTGGCAACGCAGGTGCCAGCAacaccccagcagcccccagccctccggGGGCATGGAGCAAGGGGCAGGGGCCTGGCCTGAAAGGGAGCAGCCAGGGAGCGCCCTTGGTCCTGCCCCAGCTCACAGCCAGCACCAggccctgcacccagccctggcaccaggGCTGCTCCCGTCCCCATCTCCACCTGATCCCCGCgcccactccccccccccagctgcccctcTCCCACCACCGCAGTCACGCCAGGCTCCCACTCCACTCGCCGCGGCCGAGCCCAGCCCCGCGAAGaacggacggacggacagacggacggacagacggacggacagacggacagacggacggacggacggacagacggacggacagacggacggacggacagacggacggacagacggacagacggacggacggacggacagacggacggacagacggacggacggacagacggacggacagacggacagacggacggacagacggacggacagacggacggacggacagacggacggacagacggacggacagacggacagacggacggacggacggacggacggcCGCTGCCCCCGGCACCCGCCCATGCCCGGAGCGAGCCCGGAGGGGCCGGCGGCCGGAGGGCGCGGTACGAGCGCGGCCGCAGGAATGCAGACCGGCCCCgggcccccgccccgcccgcaaAGCAAACacggggggggcggccccggcggggccccgctgccgcccgaCGGGGGCCCCGCGCGGCGCCTCGCGCCCGACCGGGACCGTCGCGGGTCCGCCggcgccccgcgcccgccggcCCCAGGAGCGGAGCGGGGAGGGCCCCGTCCCGCCCggagcggggctgcccgggggctgccgcctgtgcccccccccggccatGCAGGGGCgcgggcggggcgcgggcgTCGCGCGGCTGCAGCAGCGGCTCGGGGCCGCCACGCAGGTacgggcgcggggcggggggcggccgcggccccgggctGCGCCGCCGGTGCCAGCGGGACTCTGCCCGCCCAGGAGAACGCCCGGCTGCGGCGCACCCTGCGGCAGGCCGAGGCCGGCgtctcccagctgcaggcagagctggagcggctgcggaAGGACCTCGGGCAGCGGGCGCAGCGGCGCACGAGGTGGCacgcggggcgcggggggcgaGGCGGGACCCCAGACCCAGCCCCTGCTTCGGCACGGCCCTGCCCCACGGGTCCCCCACACAGCCCTGGCCGTAGCCACGACGGCCCCGGTGCAGCCCCGGGCTCGTGCTGGGCCCGGGGCCAGGCTCCCGTCGGGAAGCGCTGCCCACCCAGCCGTGCTGCGAGCACCGGCAGCCGTCGGGAAGCCcgtgcagagcagctggcacGTCCCCACCGGCCTGCTGTTGGCCGCCCCTGTGACACCGGGTGTCCCGGGGCCGtcccagcacctctgccagccctgcggggccggggctggaaggctgtgggcagccccagccttcGGAGGCCCTGCCATGAGGATGCTGTgtccctgcagagagcagcaggccCTGCGGGAGCTGGCGGAGGAGAACCTGGCCTTCACGAGCTACGTCAGGACGCTGCAGTACGTAGGAGCCTGGCAGGGAAGCGGTGGCAGGGGACAGCTGCGGGGACCAGCTcctgtcccagcccctgccagcctgGGGCTCAGGCTGCTCCTCCGGGCAGGGCGACGAACAGGAGCCTGTGTGAGAGCAACGGCAGCCTgcgctcagccctgctgctgggctcctgcctgGGCCCCGGAGCGGTGAGTGCTGCGCGGcgcagcagggagggcagggacgTGGGCGCTGCTGGGGTTCCCCGCTCGCCCTGCCCGTGCCCCAGCTCAGGTGGGTCCAGCACGGGGGCTGCAGCCGGCACCCAGGGACCTGCCGCAGCCCCGGGTGCTGGGAGTGGTGGACGCCCCCCCAGGAGCCCCTCCGCACTGATGCCTCCCCTACAGCCATCgccccccctccagccccgcagccccctcgcTGACCCCTCACCCTGCCTCCCCGAGGACGCCCACAGCAGGTGAGCAGCGGGTGCGGAGGAGCAGGGACAGCCGTGGCCGCCCCTCCCTGAGCGCTGCCCTGGGCACAGGTACAGGGGGGGCGGCTCTCCacgcccccagctccccgcgaCAGGCCCCCGGCAGAACTCAGCCTCCAGCACGGACACAGCCTCGCTCAGCGACGCCGGCAGCTGGAGCTCGGAGGACGCCCGTCccaccagcccctgctgggGCACCCAGGTGAggccctgccccgtgccccagctggggagggggatgCCGCTCTGCCTACCCGtggcccccagcccaccccacgGGCTCAGAAGCCTTGTTGTGATGTTTGCCACCCTGCAGGACCCTGCGCCCCCGGCAGAAGGCTGCTGCCACCCTGCGCAGCACTGCTGCAAGAGGAAGCTCCCTGCCTTCCCACCGGAGGTAACCAGCAACGCCCCATCCGGTGCTcgcagcccagctggggaggggagcgggggcaCCCCCGCTGCGCCGTTCTCCCAatgccctcctccccccttctccccaggggtccagggcagcagaggagtctgctcccccctgccccatgtACCGGCTGGTGCTGGCAGGTGACAGCGGCACAGGCAAGTCCAGCTTCCTGATGCGCCTGTGCACGAATGAGTTCAGAGACGTCTCTGCCACACTAGGTACCAGGGCTGGGGTGGAGGGGCAGGGGCACAGGGAGCCGGGCCTGACTGCTCCTCCTGGCAGGGGTGGACTTCCAGataaagcagctgctggtggatGGGGAGCAAACTACACTGCAGATCTGGgacacagcagggcaggagaggtgAGCAGAGCCAGCCAGAGCCATGCCCGCCTCTGGCATCCAGCCGGCAGGGCTGGCAGGTCCCCACAGCTGGCCCCGGGGTGGGCAGGGGTCTTGGCCCCCCTGCAGtgacagccctgctgcaggtaCCGGAGCATCGCCCAGTCCTACTTCCGCAAGGCCCACGGCGTGCTGCTCCTCTACGACATCAGCTCCCAGAGCAGCTTCCTCAGCATCCGCCAGTGGATTGAGGACATCAAGGTAGAGGGGAGGATCCGACGGCCCCtgtggagcagggcagcagccctggggcttCCCTGGGGAAGGCTGTGCTGAGCCCCAGATGGtgctgtgggagcagcagcaaaccTGCTCCAGCTGGGCCGTTTGTGGAGCAGTGCCTGGGACCAGCCAGGCCTTGGGGAGCACCTGGACCAAAaagggcagagccctgcagccccagaggTTGCTCGAGCCAGGCTGTGCGCCCCGGAGCCACGAGCTGCCCCTCGCTCCAGCAGGCTGCTGAGACAGCGCTCCCGCTCATGCTGGTGGGGAATAAGACTGACCTGCGCCCCAGCCTGCCGGAGGCAGCGGGGGTCCGCACGGCCCACGGGCAGAAGCTGGCCATGGTGAGCAGCCACAGCTCAGGACGGGGCCCAGGAGGGCCGGGACCTCCCCCCGACTCGCCTGCTCTCCCCCAGGCCCACAACTGCCTGTTCTGCGAGACCAGCGCCAAGGACGGCACCAACGTGGTGGAGGCTGTGCTGCACCTCGCCCGGTGAGCAGCCCTGCGTGCCGGGTGTGCCGCGCGGCGCCCGGGCAGCGGGCCTGGCTGACGGCACCGCGCTTGGCCCCGCAGGGAAGTGAAGAGGACGGCGGGCTCGAGCAGCGGCCGCGGCGTCCGCCTGGACGTGAGCATCCCTCCCCCGAGGGCAGCTCCGCGCTGCTGCAGGGCCTAGCGCAGGAGGCGGGCGGGCTGCAGGACAtcgcccgcccccggccccgcccggcggctccccccggctcccggcccgccgcgccgcccgctgCCCCCGCAGCTCCCCCGCAGCCGCGCCGCCTCCCTGCGGGCGGCCCCCACTACAGCTCCTTCTACCCCAGACGCAGTCCTCCGCTGGTTTCATTCCTCCGGGCTTCCAGCGCATCCCCGTCCTTCCGCCGTCCCCCGGGCGTCTCCCCTCGCCTGCCCcgcccgggcccggccccccccgcacGCCCGCAGCCGCGGTCGGGGTCCCCCGAGGCGGCGCCCGCGGAGACCCGGCAGGCTGCGCCCTCCCCTCCCGGCCTCATCTTTGTTTCTCGCCGTGAGGCTGCGGCCGCTCCGCGGCGGCGCTGAGCCcctccgtccgtccgtccgtccgtccgctCAGCGCCGGGCGCGGCCGAGGCCGCGGCCCCAccgggcagccccgcggcgcGGCCCCATCCCGCCCTCCGGgcggccccagccccccccagcccgggcgcacagagggaggaggcagggccTGCAGGGCTCCACAAGCTACTTTAATAGGAGAGGGGCCCGGGGCGGGCGCAGGGCGCTGCTGCCGGGGcccccggcggggcggcccggccccggggctgcgctGGGCATCCTGCCggcgggcggcccggccccggggcttCAGaggcccggcccagccccgggCTACTTGGCGCCCTCCTTCTTCTCGTCGGccttcttctgcttctgctgcatgaTCTCCGAGTCCCTGCGGGAGAGCGCGTCGCCGGGCTGGCACCAGCACCACCGCCGGcacgggacggggacggggggggggtgccggcggggccggccgACGCTCACCTCTGCTTGCGGGCGGCGGCCGAGAGCCCGTCGTCCCGCCGCTTGCCCTTGCCCGAGTCGCTCTGCTTCTTCAGGTTCTTCTGCCGTGCCAGTTCGCGCTGGTTCCCGCCTGCCACGGCGCGGCCGCCTCAGACCGGCCCCGAGgcccccggcccagccccggggctcggccccggccccggctcggctcggcccagcccagcccgcgcccccggcccggccccaggGCCCGCGCTCCCTGGCGCGACGCCGctcccccggcccggcccggcccggccccctcCCCCCGCAGCGGTGGGTcgcggcgccgccgcccggcgctgcccggcccgcACTCACGGGTCATGGCGCCGCTCCCTCCCGCCCCGCGCTCCGCCGCCACGTCCCGCACTGCCCCCCCACGCCCCGCCCCGCACAGCTCTTTAAGGGCGCGCCGCAGCCAATCGCCGCGCCGAGCCTGGCCCCGTCGCGCTCCCATTGGCGCGCCGCGCCGGCTCGGCCCCGCCTGATTGGCCGCGGGCT
Proteins encoded in this region:
- the SERF2 gene encoding small EDRK-rich factor 2, with translation MGARRGQARRGDWLRRALKELCGAGRGGAVRDVAAERGAGGSGAMTRGNQRELARQKNLKKQSDSGKGKRRDDGLSAAARKQRDSEIMQQKQKKADEKKEGAK